A genomic stretch from Pagrus major chromosome 3, Pma_NU_1.0 includes:
- the asns gene encoding asparagine synthetase [glutamine-hydrolyzing] produces MCGIWALFGSDECLSVQCTSAMKIAHRGPDAFRFENVNGFTNCCFGFHRLSIVDQLYGMQPLRIKKFPFLWLCYNGEIYNHHTLKKQFEFDYQTKVDGEVLLHLYDRFGIQKMASLLDGVFAFILLDTSNRKVFLGRDTYGVRPLFKFLTDDGFLAVCSEAKGLTDLTHAMDTHANIIPFLPGYFEVFDLKQNGKVQSIQMGPFHCCTKEPAHSIYDTVERLPTSFEEETVKVNIRTLFENAVRKRLMAHRRIGCLLSGGLDSSLVAATLLKLVKEEKLQYPIQTFSIGSEDSPDVIAARKVATHIGSEHHEVNFTVEEGIQAVEEVIFHLETYDITTIRASVGMYLVSKYIKEKSDSVVIFSGEGADELAQGYIYFHKAPSPKAAAEDSVRLMKELYLFDVLRADRTTAAHGLELRVPFLDHRLTAYYLSLPEEMRIPKHGVEKYLLRDSFKGLNLIPDEILWRRKEAFSDGMMSVKKSWYTHLQEHLDSMVNDDQMERAHKTFPHNPPCSKEAYYFRQVFEKQYPGRAEWLSHYWMPRWINATDPSARTLSIYKPDKDQ; encoded by the exons ATGTGTGGTATCTGGGCTTTATTTGGGAGTGATGAGTGCCTGTCGGTTCAGTGCACCAGTGCTATGAAGATTGCTCACAGGGGCCCTGATGCCTTCCGCTTTGAGAATGTCAACGGCTTCACCAACTGCTGTTTTGGCTTCCACCGCCTGTCTATTGTGGACCAGCTGTATGGCATGCAGCCCTTGCGCATTAAGAAGTTTCCTTTCTTGTGGCTCTGCTACAATGGAGAGATTTACAACCATCACACG CTGAAGAAGCAGTTTGAGTTTGATTACCAGACCAAAGTTGATGGTGAGGTTTTGCTCCATCTGTATGACCGCTTTGGTATCCAGAAGATGGCTTCTCTCCTGGATGGTGTCTTTGCTTTTATTCTGCTGGACACTTCCAACAGAAAAGTCTTTCTGGGTAGAGATACGTATGGTGTCCGGCCTTTGTTCAAATTCCTCACAGACGATGGATTCCTTGCAGTATGCTCAGAAGCCAAAG GCCTTACAGACCTTACTCATGCAATGGACACCCATGCCAACATCATCCCCTTCCTCCCTGGATACTTTGAGGTCTTTGATTTGAAGCAGAACGGCAAAGTTCAGTCCATTCAAATGGGGCCGTTTCACTGCTGCACAAAAGAGCCTGCTCATAGCATCTACGACACTGTGGAGAGACTGCCTACAA GTTTTGAGGAGGAAACTGTGAAAGTGAACATCAGAACCCTGTTTGAGAATGCTGTAAGGAAACGTCTCATGGCTCACAGGAGAATTGGCTGTCTTCTGTCAG GTGGCCTGGACTCCAGTTTGGTTGCTGCTACACTGTTGAAACTGGTCAAGGAGGAGAAGTTGCAGTATCCTATTCAGACATTTTCTATTGGGTCAGAGGACAGTCCAGACGTGATAGCTGCTCGCAAG GTTGCAACTCACATCGGCAGTGAACACCACGAGGTGAACTTCACTGTGGAAGAAGGCATCCAAGCTGTGGAGGAAGTCATCTTTCACCTGGAGACTTATGACATCACCACCATACGTGCCTCTGTTG GGATGTACTTGGTGTCAAAGTACATAAAGGAGAAGTCAGACAGTGTGGTGATCTTCTCTGGAGAGGGTGCTGATGAGCTGGCTCAGGGATACATTTACTTCCACAAG GCTCCATCTcccaaagcagcagcagaggacagtgTTCGACTGATGAAGGAGCTCTACCTGTTTGATGTCCTCCGTGCTGATCGCACCACTGCTGCACATGG TCTGGAGCTCAGAGTGCCTTTCCTGGACCACAGACTCACAGCATACTACCTCTCTCTGCCCGAGGAGATGAGGATTCCTAAG CATGGAGTGGAGAAGTATCTTCTCAGGGACTCCTTCAAAGGTCTCAATCTGATCCCTGATGAGATCCTGTGGAGGCGTAAAGAGGCCTTCAGTGATGGTATGATGTCTGTGAAGAAGTCCTGGTACACACACCTGCAGGAGCACCTAGACTCTatg GTGAACGATGACCAGATGGAGAGGGCTCACAAGACGTTCCCTCACAACCCTCCATGCTCCAAAGAGGCCTACTACTTCAGACAGGTGTTTGAGAAGCAGTACCCAGGCCGAGCTGAGTGGCTCTCCCATTACTGGATGCCACGCTGGATCAACGCCACCGACCCATCAGCCCGGACTCTGTCTATCTACAAACCTGATAAAGATCAATGA
- the anln gene encoding LOW QUALITY PROTEIN: anillin (The sequence of the model RefSeq protein was modified relative to this genomic sequence to represent the inferred CDS: inserted 1 base in 1 codon), whose product MDPFTEKLLERTRARRENLQKKMAERPNAASRGMAKRPLADTNSVISEPVFDKVPQPSSKPSPSKRRCSGENVQPAAGEENQEPMMTTPIAPMLTDPPTDKKPPVGPASNRNSSSLEKTATRPAVQSQPQQLKTAQPESKKMAVTPAPDPPSSRETEMVSVILVXQRNKEDLVEDAAPSAAGMKSRLQRLAEQRKCWDGSGTSDAGPDYTPLSQLKTQAEVPPSTIPTVSSGTPLGRRGRLANLAATIGSWEDDLSHANIVSENPKEKPGTAVTKVAVRDAAVAASTKPGAASSTASSKTTSSSNQQATNHPSKSSRVVLPSPQKVDIPATKPALKPVPSPQKSSIQGTAFPSSPQKASPSSSALVPQSPLKNQVLSRGLNTTSSPQKPEIHAKPIITVNSTPQEKATGGTSGVKSFLERFGEKCQERTNQSSPAGSTAHAKIPTVTPSVTPNTRLVQDRLRAAQAANTATADLTQRQKLERESELAQIRNRFQKGSNMWKNKEEAAETNKNTDIKEQLYKPVEAEVAPLKPQDEPTAPSTESTATPTKCTPPGRELMVSPPASTSSPLRVVMPHIEKTTDETPKDDEVVKEIEMNVDQSINSAVINGLFEGILEQSDDQSEEEDALNISSMSLLAPLAETVAAVVKSPERRMMTSTPASSFIVKSNTPDSVTKPSKFQRSNIVRTASSDSSEASDEDHRLPYSIDAYRSTRVKDTERPSVKQVIVRKEDVSQRAEEARGSSLFSIKQKMKILTNEMNLQQTVIHQASQALNCCTDEEHGKGSQVEAEAQRLLLVATERRKALKAELDRLKEDPTGQKKAPAAPEPSSMSASKGSITLQELRLPLKADFVCSTANKPEATKYSFFIMIRAGAENTVATPLASTHRGLSGDTLAFPTTFTISDVSSNFEIDIEVYGLVQKREVCSDKKKKPNKSKMIWRQVYEAHDLCMSAITPKRFLAITKSVQTPVVASPGGPNAIRTSNFALVASHKLMLSSIGKNKFPLEKVPFLCPLEGHIYLKMQCEVGSKVEGKGFLTMFEDVSGFGAWHRRWCVLSGYCISYWTYPDDEKRKNPIGRINLANCTSNKVEPANREFCARPHTFELITVRPQREDDKETLVSQCQNTMCVTKNWLSADTKDERNLWMKKLNQILVDLRMWQPDACYRPL is encoded by the exons aaacTGTTGGAGCGGACCCGGGCTCGCAGGGAAAACCTGCAGAAGAAAATGGCAGAGAGACCAAATGCCGCTAGCAGAGGGATGGCCAAAAGGCCATTGGCTGACACCAATAGTGTGATCAGTGAGCCAGTCTTTGATAAAG TTCCACAGCCGTCCTCCAAGCCTTCTCCTTCCAAGCGCAGGTGCTCAGGGGAAAATGTTCAACCTGCAGCCGGTGAGGAGAACCAGGAACCCATGATGACGACGCCCATTGCCCCCATGCTCACAGATCCTCCTACAGACAAGAAACCCCCGGTGGGCCCTGCCAGCAACCGAAATTCCTCCTCCCTGGAAAAGACTGCAACCCGACCTGCTGTCCAGTCTCAGCCACAGCAGCTGAAAACTGCACAGCCGGAGTCAAAGAAGATGGCTGTCACCCCTGCTCCAGATCCTccaagcagcagagaaacagagatggTGTCTGTCATTTTAG CGCAGAGGAACAAGGAGGACCTGGTGGAAGATGCCGCTCCATCTGCTGCTGGCATGAAGTCTCGTCTGCAGAGGCTGGCAGAACAGAGAAAGTGCTGGGATGGAAGTG GCACCTCTGATGCAGGTCCAGACTACACGCCCCTTTCCCAGTTGAAGACACAAGCTGAGGtcccaccatccaccatccccACGGTGTCCTCAGGAACTCCACTGGGAAGGAGAGGCAGACTGGCTAACCTCGCTGCCACCATTGGATCCTGGGAAGACGACCTAAGCCACGCTAACATTGTCAGTGAGAATCCAAAAGAGAAGCCTGGTACAGCTGTGACCAAGGTAGCAGTCAGAGATGCTGCAGTGGCTGCCAGCACTAAACCAGGTGCTGCCAGTTCAACTGCAAGCAGCAAGACCACATCCAGCTCTAATCAG CAGGCTACAAATCATCCATCAAAGTCCAGCCGAGTAGTTCTCCCGAGCCCTCAGAAGGTTGACATTCCCGCCACCAAGCCAGCACTTAAGCCAGTACCCAGTCCCCAGAAGAGTTCCATCCAGGGAACAGCCTTCCCCTCCAGCCCCCAGAAGGCCAGCCCCTCCTCATCGGCATTAGTGCCTCAAAGTCCCCTGAAAAATCAGGTCCTCTCCAGGGGTCTCAACACCACCTCCAGCCCCCAGAAGCCCGAAATCCACGCCAAGCCCATCATAACTGTCAACTCTACCCCTCAGGAAAAGGCCACAGGTGGCACATCTG GAGTAAAATCCTTCCTGGAGCGCTTTGGTGAGAAGTGCCAGGAGCGTACCAACCAGAGCTCCCCAGCAGGGAGCACTGCCCATGCCAAGATTCCCACTGTCACTCCGTCAGTCACACCAAACACCAGGCTGGTACAGGACAGGCTCAGAGCTGCCCAGGCTGCAAACACAGCCACTGCTGATCTCACCCAAAGACAGAAGCTG GAGCGAGAGTCTGAGCTGGCTCAGATTCGCAATCGCTTTCAGAAAGGAAGCAAcatgtggaaaaacaaagaggaagcagcagaaaccaataaaaacacagacatcaaG GAACAGCTTTACAAGCCTGTGGAGGCTGAAGTTGCCCCTCTAAAGCCTCAGGATGAGCCCACAGCACCTTCTACTGAGAGTACAGCTACACCCACAAAGTGCACTCCTCCAG GTCGTGAGTTGATGGTCTCACCTCCAGCATCAACATCAAGTCCTCTGAGGGTAGTCATGCCTCATATTGAGAAAACTACTGATGAAACCCCAAAAGATGATGAGGTGGTCAAGGAGATAGAGATGAATGTGGACCAGTCCATCAACTCTGCAGTTATCAACGGGCTGTTTGAAGGGATCCTGGAGCAGAGTGATGAtcagagtgaggaggaagaTGCTTTGAATATCTCCTCCATGTCCCTCCTCGCTCCACTAGCAGAGACTGTGGCTGCAGTGGTGAAGAGTCCAGAGAGAAGAATGATG ACGTCTACTCCAGCCAGCTCATTCATCGTAAAGAGCAACACTCCAGACAGTGTTACCAAACCTAGCAAGTTCCAGAGATCTAATATAGTACGGACAGCCTCTTCAGACAGCAGCGAAGCCTCAGACGAGGACCACAGATTGCCATATAG cattgATGCATACAGGTCCACCAGGgttaaagacacagagagacccAGCGTGAAACAGGTGATTGTGAGAAAAGAGGATGTTtctcagagagcagaggaggccAGGGGATCCAGTCTCTTCAGTATCAAACAGAAGATGAAG ATTCTGACCAATGAGATGAACCTGCAGCAGACAGTTATTCATCAAGCCAGTCAGGCACTCAACTGCTGCACAGATGAAGAGCACGGCAAAGGATCCCAGGTGGAGGCTGAGGCACAGAGGCTACTGCTGGTGGCAA CCGAGAGGAGAAAAGCATTGAAGGCAGAGCTGGACCGTCTGAAAGAGGACCCAACAGGCCAGAAAAAGGCCCCTGCAGCCCCAGAACCTAGCAGCATGTCTGCTTCCAAGGGCTCCATCACCCTGCAAGAGTTACGCCTGCCTCTCAAGGCAGACTTTGTTTGCTCCACTGCCAACAAGCCAG AAGCAACCAAATATTCCTTCTTCATCATGATTCGTGCCGGAGCAGAGAACACTGTGGCCACACCATTAGCCAGCACCCACCGCGGCCTCAGTGGGGACACTCTCGCATTCCCTACCACGTTCACCAT ATCTGATGTGTCCAGTAACTTTGAAATTGATATTGAGGTCTATGGGCTG GTGCAGAAGCGTGAGGTCTGCAgtgacaagaagaagaaacccaACAAGTCAAAG ATGATATGGAGACAGGTTTATGAGGCCCATGATTTGTGTATGTCG GCTATCACTCCAAAGAGGTTCCTCGCCATCact aaaagtGTCCAGACACCAG TTGTGGCCAGTCCAGGGGGACCCAATGCCATTCGCACCAGTAACTTTGCTCTGGTTGCATCACACAAGCTCATGCTGTCCAGTATTGGGAAAAACAAATTTCCTCTGGAGAAG GTGCCATTCTTGTGCCCACTGGAAGGCCACATCTACCTGAAGATGCAGTGTGAAGTTGGCTCAAAGGTGGAGGGGAAGGGCTTCCTG ACGATGTTTGAGGATGTTAGTGGATTTGGAGCCTGGCACAGGAGGTGGTGTGTCTTATCAGGATACTGCATCTCCTACTGGACGTACCCAGACGATGAGAAGCGCAAG AATCCCATTGGTCGCATCAACCTAGCCAACTGTACCAGTAACAAGGTGGAACCAGCCAACAGAGAGTTCTGCGCCAGACCCCACACATTTGAGCTCATCACAGTGAGACCACAAAGAGAGGATGACAAAGAGACACTAGTTAGTCAGTGCCAGAATACCATGTGTGTCACCAA aaacTGGCTGAGTGCAGACACTAAGGACGAGAGGAATCTGTGGATGAAGAAACTCAACCAGATTCTGGTGGATCTGCGTATGTGGCAACCAGACGCCTGTTACAGGCCACTGTAA